The proteins below come from a single Aspergillus oryzae RIB40 DNA, chromosome 5 genomic window:
- a CDS encoding bifunctional fructose-2,6-bisphosphate 2-phosphatase/6-phosphofructo-2-kinase (fructose-6-phosphate 2-kinase/fructose-2, 6-biphosphatase) — MDTLLTESGRLFHSGRIVIITVGLPARGKTHISVALARYLRWLGVKTRIFHLGDYRRATIPVGQDIPDDYFFVNASASSVLLRQKIVKRCREDIYQFLNDENGQIAIYDAVNPLASGRRSLAKEFAKHDIETLFIESWCDDERIIEENVLRVKISSPDCLILNLEIYINLKQMINAGERLIVNNRSFGYLSHRIVFYLLNLHIKSRHTYFARAGVSIEADSYKADASLSEQGEDYAKKMTECLLRHRESEKQATIDQGETDYELKPLTVWTSTRRRTIETAKYLYEKGYKVRQRSQLSQLNPGVCEKMSEKKIREEYPDEVAKHELDPYHHRYPRAESYHDLAVRLEPIILELEREQNDLLIIAHESVLRVLYGYIMACNAADIPFLEFPRDEIIEEIIPGSPQDIKIPVPPSGVTTPLVGGLSSPQEGFSTPQSGLRTPREPERISQQHVEDVV, encoded by the exons ATGGACACCCTACT TACCGAATCTGGCCGACTTTTCCACTCCGGCCGGATTGTCATTATTACTGTGGGCTTACCAGCGAGGGGCAAGAC ACATATATCCGTAGCTCTGGCGCGCTATCTTCGGTG GTTGGGCGTTAAGACCAGGATCTTCCACCTTGGAGATTACAGACGTGCCACTATTCCAGTTGGCCAGGACATCCCTGATGATTACTTCTTCGTGAACG CATCTGCTTCCTCAGTACTTCTGAGACAAAAGATTGTAAAACGGTGCCGGGAAGACATATATCAATTTCTGAATGACGAAAATGGCCAGATAGCAATATATGATGCTGTTAACCCCTTGGCTTCAGGGCGACGATCGCTTGCGAAGGAGTTCGCTAAGCATGATATTGAG ACCCTTTTTATCGAGTCATGGTGCGATGATGAGCGCATTATCGAAGAGAATGTCCTCCGGGTGAAAATATCTTCACCTGAC TGCCTCATTTTGAACcttgagatatatattaaccTGAAGCAGATGATCAATGCTGGCGAAAGGCTGATTGTTAACAATCGAAGTTTTGGTTATCTTTCCCATCGGATCGTTTTTtatcttctcaaccttcaCATAAAATCTAGACATACGTATTTCGCACGG GCCGGGGTTTCCATAGAGGCTGACTCTTACAAAGCTGATGCTTCCTTGTCAGAACAAGGGGAGGACTATGCTAAGAAAATGACTGAATGTCTACTGAGGCACAGAGAGTCCGAGAAGCAAGCAACAATCGACCAAGGAGAGACAGACTATGAGTTGAAACCATTGACAGTTTGGACTTCCACCAGGCGTAGGACAATCGAAACTGCAAAGTATCTTTACGAGAAAGGATACAAAGTCCGACAGAGATCACAACTAAGCCAGTTGAACCCAGGTGTTTGCGAAAAGAtgtcagaaaagaagattcgtgaagaatatccagaTGAGGTAGCAAAGCATGAACTGGATCCTTATCATCATAGGTACCCTCGGGCAGAG TCGTACCACGACCTTGCTGTGCGCCTTGAACCTATAATATTAGAGCTTGAACGTGAGCAGAATGATCTCCTCATTATTGCACATGAAAGTGTCCTAAGGGTTCTATATGGCTATATTATGGCATGTAATGCCGCGGATATTCCATTTCTAGAGTTCCCTCGAGACGAGATAATTGAG GAAATCATTCCTGGCTCTCCACAAGACATCAAAATACCTGTGCCCCCGAGTGGGGTCACCACCCCTTTGGTTGGAGGATTAAGCAGTCCACAAGAAGGGTTTTCGACGCCACAAAGCGGACTTCGGACCCCTCGTGAGCCCGAGAGAATATCGCAGCAGCATGTTGAGGACGTTGTTTGA
- the tom40 gene encoding TOM complex pore protein TOM40 (translocase of outer mitochondrial membrane complex, subunit TOM40) encodes MAEYLASPSFLTDNSVAAVIKDAYTSFSERRAALGLPNPGTVDNIAREVQKEVLLSNFMFSGLRADLTKVFGMSPLFRVSHAFSMGSSGNLPPYAFSAMYGSPKVFMQGNFGSDGALAAVGNYRWSPKLVTKTNTQIMAGASQGLMQIDNDYTGDDFSASIKAFNPSFLDGGLTGIFVGSYLQSVTPSLALGFEAIWQRQAMNTRPETAISYSARYKANDWIASAQLQAQGVFTASYWKKLSERVEAGVDMNLQFAPNAAAALMGGPSRDGTTAIGAKYDFRASTFRAQVDSAGKVSCLLEKRIAMPISLTFAGEIDQAKQSAKLGLAVSLEIAGEELMEQQEKIEAQGMVPPPF; translated from the exons ATGGCCGAATACCtagcttctccttcctttctcacGGATAATTCCGTCGCTGCTGTCATAAAGGATGCATACACTTCTTTCTCAGAGCGAAGGGCGGCTCTCGGTCTGCCCAATCCCGGAACCGTGGATAACATCGCTAGGGAGGTGCAAAAGGAGGTCTTGCTATCCAATTTCATGTTCTCGGGACTCCGAGCAGACCTAACGAAGGTCTTCGGCATGTCTCCTCTGTTTCGTGTGTCGCATGCGTTCTCCATGGGCTCGTCGGGGAACCTGCCTCCCTATGCCTTCTCGGCTATGTATGGAAGTCCAAAG GTTTTCATGCAAGGTAACTTCGGAAGCGACGGCGCACTCGCCGCTGTCGGCAACTATCGTTGGAGTCCAAAACTTGTCACCAAGACCAACACTCAGATCATGGCTGGCGCTAGCCAGGGTCTTATGCAGATCGACAATGACTACACTGGCGATGACTTTTCAGCCTCGATCAAGGCCTTCAATCCATCCTTCTTGGATGGGGGTCTTACTggcatcttcgtcggaaGCTATCTCCAGTCCGTCACCCCCAGCCTGGCTCTTGGATTCGAGGCTATCTGGCAGCGCCAGGCTATGAACACTCGCCCAGAAACTGCGATATCCTACAGCGCCCGGTACAAGGCCAATGACTGGATCGCCAGTGCCCAGCTCCAGGCTCAAGGCGTCTTCACAGCATCTTACTGGAAGAAACTCTCTGAGCGTGTTGAGGCCGGTGTTGATATGAACTTACAGTTCGCGCCCAATGCAGCCGCAGCCCTGATGGGCGGTCCCAGCAGAGATGGTACTACTGCCATCGGTGCTAAGTACGACTTCCGAGCATCCACTTTCCGAGCTCAGGTCGACAGCGCCGGAAAGGTCAGCTGCCTGCTTGAGAAGCGGATAGCGATGCCCATCTCTCTTACATTCGCCGGTGAAATCGATCAGGCTAAG CAATCGGCTAAGCTCGGTCTTGCTGTGTCCCTTGAGATCGCTGGCGAGGAACTGATGGAGCAGCAAGAGAAGATTGAAGCCCAGGGCATGGTTCCTCCACCTTTCTAG
- a CDS encoding Elongator subunit ELP2 (RNA polymerase II elongator complex, subunit ELP2, WD repeat superfamily), with product MVSITSEYISVGGNRHPAAADWDIQSGVLAFGADNNVALWYPKDKSQRGVYSLLVGHTDKVNAVRFYTCPTTGTKLLITASADHTIRIWRAVTGTYLQFTLAQILEGHTSSINTIAVSDGADLVASGAADGSVKIWRIMLQGEGTKSELLTTIVMKPRFFPLALALKPLQADGPMILAVAGTTNIIHAYILEDPLGDTSFRLAAVLSGHEAWVRSLSFTRDKQSKTGDILLASASQDKYIRLWRIQRGEVTLAAPAGEEDPVLGELEPTLSNKAHQFNAAGSKYSVTFEALLFGNEDWIYTTAWNPSSERQQLLSASADNTLTIWEQDTVSGVWVSAERMGEISVQKGSTTATGSTGGFWIGLWSPDGDQVVSLGRTGSWRAWSYDADADVWVQTLGISGHVRSVNGVRWEPTGGYLLSTSGDQTTRLHAQWLRDGKQSWHEFSRPQIHGYDLNCVDTLGPARFVSGADEKLLRVFNEPKPIAKLLEKLSAFKQSTEGELPDTAQIPVLGLSNQSMGEAPMGEGEGEEANAAHIGQAQANQTILSDTNQPPLEDQLARYTLWPEHEKLYGHGYEISAVAVSYDCTLIATACKASSIDHAVIRLYDTSDWHEIRPSLAAHSLTITSLSFSSDDRYLLSVGRDRQWAIYCRSEQDRSAFSLMESHPKGHSRMILDAAWAPVPDFHTFATAGRDKLVKIWQISKGSFVCKTTITLKSSVTAISFLPRVQVNSVFLATGEDSGELSLYKIAIDSLEAACLGNIDKLISPSKAITQLAWRPSAKYDTSQDEFSLKLAVASEDTSTRIYAISNMVS from the exons ATGGTATCCATCACGAGCGAATATATCAGTGTCGGCGGCAACAGGCATCCCGCCGCCGCTGACTGGGACATTCAGTCGGGAGTGCTTGCCTTTGGTGCGGACAACAATGTGGCTTTGTGGTACCCTAAG GATAAGTCTCAGCGTGGGGTCTACTCTCTTCTTGTCGGCCATACCGACAAGGTCAATGCCGTTAGATTCTACACATGTCCCACTACGGGCACAAAACTCCTCATCACTGCTTCTGCTGATCACACAATCCGGATATGGCGAGCTGTAACGGGCACTTATCTCCAATTCACGCTTGCGCAAATTCTAGAAGGTCATACAAGCTCGATAAATACAATTGCTGTCAGTGATGGAGCGGATCTAGTTGCATCAGGAGCGGCAGATGGAAGTGTTAAAATCTGGAGAATAATGCTCCAGGGAGAAGGAACCAAGAGCGAGTTACTCACAACCATAGTTATGAAACCACGCTTTTTCCCTCTGGCACTGGCACTGAAGCCGCTCCAGGCAGATGGGCCCATGATATTGGCAGTTGCAGGCACCACAAACATCATACATGCTTACATCCTCGAAGACCCACTCGGTGATACGAGTTTCAGGCTTGCTGCTGTGCTATCCGGTCACGAGGCTTGGGTGCGCTCTCTGTCATTTACGCGGGATAAGCAGAGCAAAACAGGAGACATTTTGCTCGCGTCTGCTAGCCAGGACAAGTATATTCGTCTCTGGCGAATCCAACGCGGGGAGGTTACCCTTGCAGCGCcggcaggagaagaggacCCCGTGCTAGGTGAACTTGAACCGACATTATCAAATAAAGCTCATCAATTTAATGCAGCGGGGTCGAAGTATTCTGTTACTTTCGAAGCTCTTCTGTTCGGAAATGAGGACTGGATTTACACTACTGCCTGGAACCCCAGCTCCGAACGTCAACAGCttctctctgcttctgcGGATAATACTTTGACTATATGGGAACAGGATACCGTTTCTGGAGTTTGGGTTTCAGCTGAAAGGATGGGGGAAATCAGTGTTCAAAAGGGGTCTACTACAGCTACAGGTAGCACCGGTGGGTTCTGGATTGGCCTCTGGTCACCTGACGGTGACCAAGTAGTAAGCCTTGGACGAACAGGTAGCTGGAGGGCCTGGAGCTACGATGCAGATGCGGACGTCTGGGTGCAGACCCTGGGCATATCGGGACATGTGCGCTCGGTTAATGGTGTACGGTGGGAACCTACTGGTGGTTACCTGTTGTCTACCAGTGGGGACCAGACGACTCGACTTCATGCACAGTGGCTACGAGATGGAAAACAGTCTTGGCATGAGTTCTCAAGGCCACAAATTCACGGCTATGATCTGAACTGTGTTGATACACTGGGACCTGCGCGCTTCGTTTCCGGTGCGGACGAGAAGCTTTTGCGGGTTTTCAACGAGCCCAAACCAATCGCTAAGTTACTAGAGAAACTTTCTGCATTTAAACAGTCAACGGAGGGAGAACTGCCAGACACGGCTCAGATCCCGGTTTTGGGACTCTCAAACCAATCGATGGGAGAGGCTCCAATGGGcgagggggagggggaggaggcaAATGCCGCCCATATTGGACAGGCCCAGGCAAATCAAACAATACTCTCGGATACAAACCAGCCACCCTTAGAAGACCAGCTAGCGCGCTACACATTATGGCCAGAACACGAAAAACTCTATGGTCATGGCTATGAAATTTCAGCTGTGGCTGTCAGTTATGACTGCACACTCATTGCTACGGCCTGTAAGGCGAGCTCAATAGATCATGCAGTGATTCGTCTCTATGATACATCAGACTGGCATGAGATACGGCCTTCCCTTGCAGCACACTCTTTGACTATTACGAGCCTTTCATTTTCCAGCGATGACCGGTACCTTCTCAGTGTTGGTCGAGACCGGCAATGGGCAATTTACTGCCGTAGCGAACAAGACCGATCTGCATTCTCGCTCATGGAATCTCATCCCAAGGGCCATTCAAGAATGATCCTAGACGCTGCTTGGGCCCCTGTACCGGATTTCCACACTTTCGCCACAGCTGGTCGCGATAAGTTGGTGAAAATCTGGCAAATCAGCAAGGGGTCCTTTGTATGCAAAACCACAATCACACTGAAGAGCTCTGTTACTGCAATATCGTTCCTCCCGAGGGTGCAGGTGAATTCAGTCTTCCTCGCTACAGGCGAGGATAGCGGTGAACTGTCGTTATACAAAATCGCAATTGACAGCCTGGAGGCAGCTTGTCTGGGTAATATCGATAAACTAATATCCCCGTCTAAGGCGATCACACAACTCGCATGGCGACCTTCTGCGAAATACGATACCAGCCAAGACGAATTTAGTCTCAAGCTTGCCGTTGCAAGTGAGGATACCTCAACTCGTATATATGCTATTTCGAATATGGTTTCATGA
- a CDS encoding ubiquitin-related modifier 1 (ubiquitin-like protein) — protein MTTDTEINPESARPEAHGSLSVTVEFTGGLEMLFSNERKHSVTLPARLSDGGRPSISFLLEYLVKNVMKDERKELFMLEDNVRPGILVLINDADWELEGEEKYELQPADNIVFVSTLHGG, from the exons ATGACGACCGACACAGAGATTAATCCTGAAAGCGCGAGGCCGGAGGCTCATGGCTCCCTCTCTGTCACCGTTGAGTTCAC TGGTGGTCTTGAAATGCTGTTCTCCAATGAGCGCAAGCATAGTGTCACACTACCTGCTCGGCTGAGTGACGGTGGCCGGCCGAGTATaagcttcctcctcgaatACCTTGTCAAAAATGTGATGAAGGATGAGAGAAAGGAATTGTTCATGTTGGAGGACAATGT GCGTCCTGGTATCCTTGTCCTCATCAACGACGCAGACTGGGAActggagggagaagaaaaatatgaGCTCCAGCCTGCCGACAACATTGTCTTCGTTTCTACACTCCATGGAGGATAA